The proteins below come from a single Parazoarcus communis genomic window:
- a CDS encoding complex I NDUFA9 subunit family protein, producing MIPQRVVLIGGTGFLGTAIANRLAEAGVSVLIPTRRRSRAGRVLLLPNVEVIEADCHDEATLSRLFADADAVVNLVGILHSRSASPYGPDFARAHVELPERIVAACKTGGVRRLIHVSALGADADGPSEYQRSKAAGELAIRAAAPEVEWTILRPSVIFGRDDSFLNLFAKLASVFPVLPLGGANARFQPVYVEDVAEVVWRCLTDTSANGQTLELAGPSVYTLRQLVEYVSALVGHPRPVIPLPEGLAMFQARLMELAPQPLMSRDNVRSMRADNVASGTPLPFGLVPTAIESVVPGWLGKATQRAMYNPLRRHARR from the coding sequence ATGATTCCACAACGTGTCGTTCTGATCGGCGGTACCGGTTTTCTCGGCACCGCCATCGCCAACAGGCTGGCTGAAGCCGGCGTCAGCGTGCTGATTCCGACGCGCCGGCGCAGTCGTGCAGGGCGTGTATTGCTCCTGCCCAACGTCGAGGTGATCGAGGCCGACTGCCATGACGAGGCAACCCTTTCCCGCCTGTTTGCCGACGCCGATGCCGTGGTGAACCTCGTCGGCATCCTGCACTCGCGCAGTGCGTCGCCCTACGGGCCCGACTTTGCCCGCGCCCATGTCGAACTCCCGGAAAGGATCGTAGCCGCCTGCAAGACAGGCGGCGTGCGACGGCTCATTCACGTCAGCGCGCTCGGCGCCGATGCCGATGGCCCTTCCGAGTATCAGCGCTCCAAGGCCGCAGGCGAACTCGCCATCCGCGCCGCCGCGCCCGAGGTCGAATGGACCATCCTGCGACCGTCGGTCATTTTCGGCCGCGACGACAGCTTCCTGAACCTGTTCGCAAAGCTGGCCTCGGTCTTCCCGGTCCTGCCGCTTGGTGGCGCAAACGCCCGCTTTCAGCCGGTCTATGTGGAAGACGTTGCCGAGGTGGTGTGGCGCTGCCTCACCGACACTTCGGCCAACGGCCAGACGCTGGAACTTGCCGGGCCAAGCGTCTATACGCTGCGCCAGCTGGTCGAGTACGTCTCCGCGCTGGTCGGCCACCCGCGCCCGGTCATTCCGCTCCCCGAGGGCCTCGCGATGTTTCAGGCCAGGCTGATGGAGCTCGCACCGCAGCCCTTAATGAGCCGTGACAATGTGCGCTCGATGCGTGCTGACAACGTTGCCAGCGGCACGCCCCTGCCCTTCGGGCTGGTCCCGACTGCGATCGAATCGGTCGTACCAGGATGGCTCGGCAAGGCCACACAACGCGCCATGTATAACCCCCTGCGTCGCCACGCGCGACGCTAA